GGGGGCCAAGACGGGCAACCCGAACGCCAAGATCCTGGGCTCGACCCTCGACGCGGCGATCGGCAAGCTGCTCGACGCCAACAAGAGCCCGTCACGCAAGACCGGTGAGCTGGACAACCGCGGCAGCCAGTTCTTCCTCGCCAAGTACTGGGCGGAGGAACTCGCCGCGCAGACCGAGGTCCCCGAGCTGGCCAAGCAGTTCGTCGCGGTGGCTGAGGCGCTGGAGAAGAACCAGGACGCCATTCTTACCGAACTGACCGTGGTGCAGGGCGAGCCGGTGGACATCGGCGGCTACTACGCGCCGGATCACGACATGACGGCGGCGGTGATGCGGCCCAGCTCGACGCTGAACGCTGTGATCGACGCCAAGGGCTGACACGCAGACCACCGGGTTTTTTCACCGGTGCGGCGGCGCCATGTAACAATGCGCTGGTAAGGCGATGACGATGAGGAAGCCGGTGCGAATCCGGCGCGGTCCCGCCACTGTCATCGGGGAGTGAACCTCACTGCCACGGCCCGTGCGTTTACGAGCTGGAAGGCGAGGGGAGCAGCGATCCGAGAGCCAGGATACTCACGTCGTCGCATCCTGCGATTCGGGGCGGAGTACCCCGAGAGAGCTGGCGAACGTGACCGCGCCGATCTGGATCGCGTCTCCTCCTGAAGTTCATTCGACCTTGCTGTCGGCCGGGCCCGGCCCCGGCCCGCTGTTGGCGTCGGCGGCGGCGTGGAGCTCGCTGAGCACCGAGTACGCCGAGGTCGCCGACGAACTGGCGGCGCTGCTGGGCGCGGTGCAGGCCGGCGCGTGGCAGGGACCCAGCGCCGAGGCGTACGTGGCGGCCAACACGCCGTATCTGGCCTGGCTGGTCCAGGCCGGTGCCATCAGTGCCACGATGGCCGCGCAGCAGCAGACCGCAGCCGCGGCGTACAGCACCGCGTTGGCGGCGATGCCGACGCTGGCCGAGTTGGCGGCCAACCACGCCACCCACGTGGTGCTGGTGGGCACCAACTTCTTCGGCGTCAACACCATCCCGATCGCGCTGAACGAGGCCGACTACGGCCGGATGTGGATCCAGGCCGCCACCGTGATGACCACTTATCAAGCCGTCGCCGGGTCGGCGGTGGCCTCGAGTCCGCAAACGGCCGCGGCGCCGCAGATCGCCAAGGCGGAATCGGCCGATGCCAGCCAACCGCAGCTGCCGCCGGATCGGCAGAACGACATCATGGAGTGGCTGCAGAACAGCGGCTACACCGACTTCTACAACAACGTGCTGCAGCCGATGATCAACGAGCTGGCGGCCAATCCCTACTTTCAGTCGATCTTCGCCGGCTTCGACCCCTGGCTGCCCGTGCTGGGCAACCCGCTGAGTTTCTTCAGCCCGTACAACATCGCGTTCGCGCTGGGCTACCCGATGGACTTCGGATCGTTCGCCGCCTACCTGTCGCAGACGTTCGCGTTCATCGCGGCAGACCTCACCGCGGCGTTCGCCACCGGTAACCCGGGCACCATCGCCTCCACGCTGTTGTTCACCGCCGTGGAGGCGATCGGCACCATCATCACCGACGTGATCGCCCTGCTCAAGACGCTGTTGGAGCAGGCCATCGTGCTGATCCCGGTGATGCTGCCGATGCTGACCGCCGCCCTGGCGCCGCTGGCCGCGGCGCCGCTGGCCGGGCTGGCGGGGCTGTCCGGTCTGGCCGCCCTGCACGCCGTCCCGGTTCCGCTGGCCCCGGTGCCGCCGCCGTTCGCCGGCCTGACCGTGGCGCCCACCCCACCGGTCCCGGCTCCCGCCCCCGCGCCCGCTCCGGCACCTGCACCGGCTCCCGCCCCGGCGCCGGCTGCTCCCGGGGCACCCCCGCCGCCGCCCGCCCCGCCGCTGTCGCCGGGGGACGCACTGTCCGCCATGTACCTGGTCGCCGGCCTGGGTCAGCAGGCCCGCCGGGCGGCGGGCACCAGCGCGCGCCGCCGCAAGGCGCCCGAACCCGACGCCGCCGAGGTTCCCGCGCCGGCGGACACAACCGGAGAGCAGGCCAAGGCCCGTCGGCGCCGGCGCGCGAAGACCGACATGATCGGCCGCGGCTACGAATACATGGACCTGGAGGATCCGGTCATGCCCAGCGGACTCACCGCGTTGGCCGGGGACGCGTTCGGCGGCGGAACCACCGCGCCGATGACGCCGGGCTCCTGGACCCGGGCGCGGCGCGAGCAGATGCCTTGACGCGTGCGATAATGCGCCGGTAAGGCAACGACGGTGCAGGAAGCCGGTGTAAATCCGGCACGGTCCCGCCACTGTGATCGGGGAGCGACCCTCAACAGCCACGGCTCTTTGCGGAGTTGGAAGGCGAGGCGAGCGATGATCCGAGAGTCAGGACACTCACGTCGTCGCATCCTGCTACCCGGGGCGGTGTACCCCGAGAGAGCTGGTCGACGTGACCGCGCCTATCTGGATGGCGTCTCCGCCAGAAGTACATTCAACGTTATTGTCGGCAGGTCCCGGTGCCGGCCCGCTGCTGGCCTCGGCCGCGGCGTGGGTCGCGCTGGCCGCCGAGTACAACGCCACCGCCGATGAGCTGACCGCCCTGCTGGGCGCGGTGCAGTCCGGGGCGTGGCAGGGCCCGTCCGCGGAGGCGTTCGTAGGCGCCAACGCGCCGTACCTGGCGTGGTTGGTGCGCGCCGGCGCTGCTGCGACCGCGACGGCCGCCCAGCAGCAGACCGCGGCCGCCGGCTACACCAGCGCGCTGGCGGCGATGCCGACGATGGCCGAACTGGTGGCCAACCATGTCACTCACGCGGTACTGGTGGGCACGAATTTCTTTGGTGTCAACACGATTCCGATCGCGCTCAATGAGGCCGACTATGCCCGGATGTGGGCGCAGGCCGCCACCGTGATGACCGGCTACCAGGCGACCGCGGCCACCGCGGTCGCGTCGGCCCCACAGCCGGAGCGGGCGCCCACCGTGCTCAAGACTCCCGGCACCGCCGATGCGACACCGCCCCAGCCGCCGCAGTGGTTCATCGACTTCGCGAAATGGCTCGAAGGACTCGTCCCGCATCCGCCCTACCCCGACAGCAGTCAGTACCCGCTGTATGCGCAGCTGACCGAGTTCTTCAAGCAGATCGGCTTCACTGGCATCTCCGACCCGCTGGCCGAGTGGTTCGCCGGGCTCAACGGGTCGGGGGCACTGCCGCCACCCGGGGTGCCCGGATCGTGGCTGGCCTGGACCGGCAACCCGCTGAGCTACCTCAACCCCGGCAACCTCGCCTATATCTTCTCGGTGCCGCTGGACCCGGGGTCGTATTTCGCGTTCACCAGCATCGTGATCGTCGACGACCTGCTGGCGATCATGTACACCGCCTTGTTCAATCCCCAGGGCCTCGGCCTGGTCATACCGATGGCGATGGTCGAGATCGTCGGGGCGACGATCGGCAACACCATTCAGGCGCTCAACTACCTGATCACCCAGACCGCGCTGATACCGGCGCTGCTGCCGACGCTGGCCGCCACGACCGTCCTGGCCCCGGCGGGAGTGCTCGGCGGCCTGGGGATCGGGGCGGTGGCCCACCACCTGGCTGCCGCGGTC
This is a stretch of genomic DNA from Mycolicibacter terrae. It encodes these proteins:
- a CDS encoding PPE domain-containing protein; protein product: MTAPIWIASPPEVHSTLLSAGPGPGPLLASAAAWSSLSTEYAEVADELAALLGAVQAGAWQGPSAEAYVAANTPYLAWLVQAGAISATMAAQQQTAAAAYSTALAAMPTLAELAANHATHVVLVGTNFFGVNTIPIALNEADYGRMWIQAATVMTTYQAVAGSAVASSPQTAAAPQIAKAESADASQPQLPPDRQNDIMEWLQNSGYTDFYNNVLQPMINELAANPYFQSIFAGFDPWLPVLGNPLSFFSPYNIAFALGYPMDFGSFAAYLSQTFAFIAADLTAAFATGNPGTIASTLLFTAVEAIGTIITDVIALLKTLLEQAIVLIPVMLPMLTAALAPLAAAPLAGLAGLSGLAALHAVPVPLAPVPPPFAGLTVAPTPPVPAPAPAPAPAPAPAPAPAPAAPGAPPPPPAPPLSPGDALSAMYLVAGLGQQARRAAGTSARRRKAPEPDAAEVPAPADTTGEQAKARRRRRAKTDMIGRGYEYMDLEDPVMPSGLTALAGDAFGGGTTAPMTPGSWTRARREQMP
- a CDS encoding PPE family protein, whose amino-acid sequence is MTAPIWMASPPEVHSTLLSAGPGAGPLLASAAAWVALAAEYNATADELTALLGAVQSGAWQGPSAEAFVGANAPYLAWLVRAGAAATATAAQQQTAAAGYTSALAAMPTMAELVANHVTHAVLVGTNFFGVNTIPIALNEADYARMWAQAATVMTGYQATAATAVASAPQPERAPTVLKTPGTADATPPQPPQWFIDFAKWLEGLVPHPPYPDSSQYPLYAQLTEFFKQIGFTGISDPLAEWFAGLNGSGALPPPGVPGSWLAWTGNPLSYLNPGNLAYIFSVPLDPGSYFAFTSIVIVDDLLAIMYTALFNPQGLGLVIPMAMVEIVGATIGNTIQALNYLITQTALIPALLPTLAATTVLAPAGVLGGLGIGAVAHHLAAAVPPPPAPPPSPALAMAQPPAPAPAPASAPAPAPAPAPAPAPAAAAAPPPDASPPTPAGPPSVTMPAYMYMVGGLDMGARRASGTSARKKLAPKPDSADVPAAEAAEQAAPLRRRRRKAKAGMLGRGHEYMDLEPEPAMASASQRGAGGFAGGTHRVTAARPAGLTALADDAFGGGTVSPMVPNTWPGEGS